DNA sequence from the Desulfuromonas thiophila genome:
ACCTACTATGCCTATCTGGGATTGGAGGCGGCCAGCAGCCTCATCGGCCGCACGGCCGGTCAGCTCAGTGGCCTGGAGATCGAACTGGCCGGCTTTGACCAGGCGCCGGCGGTGGCGGCCCAGCTGCAGCAGCAGCTGGACGCTGGTTTGACGGTGCGCAGCTGGCAGGATCTGTTCGGTTCCTTTCTGGCGGCGCTGAAGCTGGAAAAGCTTGGCCTGTTCATTGTGCTGGCGATCATTGTGCTGGTGGCGGCTTTTAACATCGGCACCACCCTGATCATGGTTGTCATGGAAAAAAACAAGGATATCGCGATTCTGCGTTCCATGGGGGCCAGTGCCGGCAGCATCCTGGCCATTTTTCTGTTCAAGGGGTTGCTGATCGGTCTGTGCGGCACCGGCCTGGGTACCGCTCTCGGTCTGACCCTGGCGCTCAAGGCTGATGCCATCATCCGTGGCCTGGAACGCAGTCTGGGCGTCACCCTGTTTGATTCGGCTGTCTATGGCATGGAACGTTTTCCGTCGCAGGTGGTGCCGGCCGATGTTCTGACCGTGATGGCCACCGCCATGGCCATCTGTCTGCTGGCAACCCTTTACCCGGCCCTGCGGGCCGCCCGGCTTGATCCGGCCGAGGCGCTGCGTTATGAATGAATTCGCTTCGTCCGCTTCTGCGGTCGCGCCAGCCGCTGTGCCCCTGCTGCAGGTTGAAAAACTTGCCAAGGTATTTCAGACCTGTCACGGCCCGGTAACGGTGTTGCAGGATCTCGATCTGAGCCTGAACGCCGGTGAGCGCCTGGCCATTATCGGCGCTTCGGGGTCGGGCAAGACCACGCTGATGCAGATTCTTGGCACCCTGGATCGGCCGACGAGCGGCCGTTGCCGTTTTGCCGGGCGTGACCTGTTCGCCGCTACGGCGGCCGAGCTGAACCGCTTTCGCAATGCCGAACTGGGTTTTGTGTTCCAGTTTCACCAGCTGTTGCCGGAATTCACCGCCCTGGAAAATGTTCTGCTGCCACTGCTGATTGCCCGCCAGAATCGCCATGCCGCCTTGCCGCAGGCCGAGGCGCTGCTGCAGCGGGTGGGCCTGGGCCATCGACTGCACCACAAGCCGGGCCAGCTCTCCGGCGGCGAGCAGCAGCGGGTCGCCATTGCTCGCGCTTTGGTGCGACGGCCGCGCCTGCTCATTGCCGACGAGCCGACCGGCAATCTCGATGGTGATACGGCGCTGGAGATCTATCAGCTGCTGGACGATCTGCATCGCAACAGTGCCCTGACCCTGGTGGTGGTGACCCACAACGAGGCGTTGGCGGCGCGCATGGACCGCATCTGCCGGCTGGAACAGGGCCGTCTGGTGACGCTGGCATGATCCGCTTTGGGCTGGCCGCCGGCCGTCGTGGCGGACTCCAGCTTTTACGTTTACAGGCTGCCGGCCATTTCCTATAATGCCGGCCTTTGAACAGACCGACGCCGGCCTGTCGCCCTGGCGGCAGTGCTGCCTTTATCTGGCAAGGAGAATCATCCGCATGGTGAAACGCGCGAGACTGCTGGCATTGCTGCTTCTGTTGCCGTCGCTACCGGCGGCGGCCGAGGAACTGTCCTTCGCCAGCGTCCGGATTGACGGGGTGCAGCGGGTTGACCGCGCCGCCGTCGAGGCGGTGATCACCACCAGGGCACGTGAGCCGGTGACTGCTGAAACCATTGATGCCGATCTGCGCGCCATCTACGCGCTGGGACATTTCGATGATGTGCGGGCTGAGCAGCGTGACAGCGACGGCGTGCCTCAGCTGGTTTACCACGTCAGTGAACGTCCGTTGGTGCGGCGCATCAGCATTCGCGGCAACGACAAACTCAAGGTCAGTCAGGTGCGCGGCGTGGTGACGCTGCGTACTCCCGGCATTCTCAAAACCCAGGATCTGCAGGCCAGCGAAACGGCTATCCGTCAGCTGTACACCAACGAAGGCTACTACGCCGCCGAGGTGAGCTCGCAGGTGGAGATGCAGGGCAAGAATGAGGCGACCGTCTTTTTCGATATTGTCGAGGGGCCCAAGGTCACCATCGACAACATTCATTTCGAGGGCAACCGTGTCTTCTCCGACCGCAAGCTGCGCAAGTTCATGCAGACGAAACGCTGGTGGATCTTTTCCTGGCTGACCAGCAGCGGGACCTACAACGAGGAAATGCTGCAGAACGACCTGGAACTGATCAAGGAGGAGTATTTCAACAAGGGCTATGTCCGGGTCAAGGTCAAGCAGCCGCATATCCAGCTGTCGGATGACCGCTCGGAGATGGACATCTACATTGAAATCGAGGAAGGCGAGTCCTACAGTACCGGCCAGCTGAGCCTTAAGGGTGACCTGCTTGAAAGTGAGGAGGTT
Encoded proteins:
- a CDS encoding lipoprotein-releasing ABC transporter permease subunit, which gives rise to MRYEWLIALRYLRAKRKQTFISVISFISVAGVTLGVAALILVLAIMTGFHDGVRQQILGNIPHVLVQAQDDRARDWPELAERLRQADPRVRAVAPFVSQQVMLLAGDQVTAVNLKGIDADSRVLQQDYQTLDGRSLAELLLQPAGRYPGLVLAADTAATLGVGLGQRVDVIPPDFSLTPFGVIPKIRPFEVVAIARQRGGFLDTYYAYLGLEAASSLIGRTAGQLSGLEIELAGFDQAPAVAAQLQQQLDAGLTVRSWQDLFGSFLAALKLEKLGLFIVLAIIVLVAAFNIGTTLIMVVMEKNKDIAILRSMGASAGSILAIFLFKGLLIGLCGTGLGTALGLTLALKADAIIRGLERSLGVTLFDSAVYGMERFPSQVVPADVLTVMATAMAICLLATLYPALRAARLDPAEALRYE
- a CDS encoding ABC transporter ATP-binding protein, which encodes MNEFASSASAVAPAAVPLLQVEKLAKVFQTCHGPVTVLQDLDLSLNAGERLAIIGASGSGKTTLMQILGTLDRPTSGRCRFAGRDLFAATAAELNRFRNAELGFVFQFHQLLPEFTALENVLLPLLIARQNRHAALPQAEALLQRVGLGHRLHHKPGQLSGGEQQRVAIARALVRRPRLLIADEPTGNLDGDTALEIYQLLDDLHRNSALTLVVVTHNEALAARMDRICRLEQGRLVTLA